The following nucleotide sequence is from Hevea brasiliensis isolate MT/VB/25A 57/8 chromosome 7, ASM3005281v1, whole genome shotgun sequence.
ttaattaaatatatttaaataaataaattttgagaatgataactaataacttttgaaagaaataataaaaaaacaaaataaataaaaaaaattgagagcATTTaggtaaaataaaaatttttgatgaAATGAGAGTAATTGATATATATCAAGTGTCTCATATGACATATTATATATGGAGAAACAAATATAaaccatttaaataaattttaattttataattaaatattattttatttaaaaaatgataacaaaaatatttaaattcaatttttataacaataaaatatttctcatttatttgactattttaattaaatggccataagttagcaataataataataataataataataataataataataataataataagcattaattaatcttagggaagtgaaataaaaagaatattaaattattaacataaaaattaatatatactaattataaataagtcaaatctctatttttatttttatcacttTTTATGTAGACTATAAtttttatctctcaaattttttaacaaaaatttcataataaaaataaaaaaaaatataataatataataaaaatatttattaaaaatatgacaTAATTAAATATTGATTAAATCATATGACACTTGATTATGAGACTACAAATTAATGACTATCACTGACCttttattattagtattattattgttgttgtcgtcgtcattattaaattatttttaatgttaaactattattattattattattattattattattattgttatgttattgttgttgttattaaattattttttatgttaaattattattattattattatggagggTAACATGTGATAAATAATGTTTTtccataaatgaatttataaaaaatataaataatttttaaatattacatttaatcacaaatgttttaatttttaaaaattaaattttaaagaaataataatttaaataaaaaatgttaaggtagaattataaaaaaatatcgataattaaaagagaaataaaaaagaattaaataattattattaatggaAAGTGATACGTAGCAAGCTTTTCAAGAAAAGTGTCACGTGGTATTTGCTTGAAAATACCactctgctttatatatatacTAGCATAATGTCCATACTGTGCatggataatttataatttttattttttaatttaatttttaattacattttaaataaaataaattattaatattaaattaatattaaattaaaattgctctcttatttaatttaataaatttctacctattataataataaatttttaattaatttatagtgcaattaattaaaatacctatttaattcttCTTATACTTATATTAATAATAGTTTCCATGATTATTTcgtttaatatataataaaagtactttattcaaaaaataatttaaatttcataaaatttttatattttatctcataatttatgtaaattaatatttattttttatttttaaattaataaaaaaataatattattttaaaaatatataaatataactttttttgttattaatataatgaaaaaaattaaactactaataatgaattaaattatttaattttaataataataaaaatatataacattattatcgattaaaaataatatttcattatattattttttttaaaatactatatctaagttaaatttttttattaatctaatatattttttgtaaaataattttttttacacaaatagttattattttacataaatttataatataaaacaaatatatttcataaaaattaaaaatttaaaatatcattattttctattaatataataaatattaaaaatatatactattTTTCAAAAGATAGATTCCATAATTTAaatgttataattttaatttttttaattatctttatttaatttaCAGCTAAATGTTTTGatgtaataatatttataatttatatttgatattctatttctataaaaaaaatatagttgAAAGATAATTTATGAATAAAAAtacatatatttaattaaaatttaaaaataattatattgaaaattaatgataataaaatatggataatcaaaatattagttataattacaTTTGATATAATTATagtgaaataaaatatttaaagtttaaaaatattaaataagaaaattataaattaataattaaatatatttaaataaataaaatttgagaatgatatttaataacttttaaaagaaataataaaaaaatagtgcAAATAAAAAAAAGGTTTAATAACATTTAGGTGAAATAAAAATACTTAATGAAAGAAAAGTGTTTGATACGTATCAAATGtttcatatataaataaataaaaattattttaataaaaaattaatttagaactaaatattatttaattaaaaaattgtcacaccttacccctctgtaaggcataacatgatcccgtagaatacctaatgaactaccgaacttcacctaccgataactcattaagtaccctacaagggattttaaaacaattttcttatctttgacaagtggtgagcatttctaatgagtatttaaaacatttagttgaaattaaaactaattaatatttttggccattttagttttccgcaaatttgataaaaattttgacagagtttcctctgtattttgagaaaaccgttcttgaataaaaagcacttctaaaagattttctcaacctcttcttcggtttcacaatcaaactcaatcaatttatcaTAATTCACAAGTTGAATAATTCTCAAAAtcatcaatcaatatcattcatatttcattaaaaacaaaataatttatacataaccttacaaatttatatcaaaagaaacacaaactaaactttattacaaacttcatacaaatttgtgtacaagctcaagacccattttacatgtccatacatttatgtgcaatatatacatcaaaagaagtatttacagttagggtataaattataaagGCTTCaagatgacttcacacacctgcTCCTCTAATCTAATAAAGCTATCGAGTACTAAgactggtgcacaatatactaaaataatctttatgcaaaacttaaagcacattcattcaaaatttgattaaacatgaaaattaaatacaatcatgcattgtaagattttacatgtaaaccaagtttatttcaaagtatcaaaacacatttcataaaacccagttaaatcatgccattcaaacaaatagaatctcaatagccagaggctaaagagaaatcacatcacaaggctagctagctcaaatatatggatatccattcacatcctcttcgcacacctcaacacttctcgagaaggaatcaaaattgaaactaattacccccactagtcgtgctagtgaggtgttcaaatatgtggtcatgacacgtggtttcaaaacttatcttaacaatttgctaaacattttcttttcaaatatacataataactttcaacaatttagatcaacatcataagaatgtcataatccaatatttcacattatttaaaatgatatgcaaaagatgattataaaagtatatgttgtgcacaaacctcaaacgagtcgtcctttagcctcgactcggttcctgttccttcccgatattcttttcaactgaaacacacaattttacaatgtttcagtactagaacttaaaataaatccaaaataaacttaacttcacatttagctagctctaacgtgttaaatttgacgttctcgaaattttgtgtttcgggttactattcactgcactattcaagtcaaattattgactttctaaggcttaatgggtatgggaactccaacttcacccacataccacattttggtcaccaaacttgttggttttggtcatttgtttaaagcttaggtcattttggcaaaattgccaattttagttttggttttgttgcactattccattggtcgatctactgttggaatttgacaaaacttccttcatagaaaatgttccttattgtcttaagtgtattctcatttttggatcacctcaatcggagttttgtagctcaagttatggccaaaataagtttactgttcacgttcagactgcaatttaggtgctggcagatttttagtccaactttggtcaattgtttgatcaagttaagttcataattcggtctcactttcttcatatgaaatgttgtactatgtcttaggtttccatcggttcaagaatcgcctaaatccgagttttctagagagagttatagccctccaaacattgctgctcaatgaaaattctgcagaatttcagtacagtaattttaactttgctcaatgatttgaatgtgttaatggcctaatttgggttggtgttcttcatgaaagttttaggtctatatcatatctaattgctggtaaaatttcaggtcaatttgacctacctagctcgagttatgaccaaatgaacagttactgttcatttggtcagttttggtgcagggcagcctgcaatcaattcactttggtcaattgtttcaccaagttttggtcagtttttggtcatggttccttaatgaaaattgtgctcttttatgtctattttcatctccaattggtggaatatcaattggacttgtaaaattgagttttggtccttcagtgggtttggtcatgctgccagcagcatgaccattgacctacgaatttagctaatttttccaccattcccatccaatttatttggtcctaattgatcattatttcatgtcacaataggttaaacatgccatttatgcatttctccaaattttagtccataaaccctagcattgaaaccttaatctcactaactcttgcatttaactacttctaataattttaatgttaatcatttcaccaagtaaagcttctaaactcactcaattgcatcatattcatgcaaaccacactcctctcaagctgcccaaaatttcaatttaattctttccccatatttgtttcatttaaatcaagttattagctcacttaattacctaaacatgcatttgaatagaaaagtaacaatttaacatactaaccttttgttaaagcttcaaaaccctatctttaactcttccttcttcttgtaatcctcttctcaagttgtaacaaTAAGCTCTAGGAGGTTTTTAATTGAGTTATTTGAATTAAGTGAAGAAAACTAAGCTTAAAAGTTAgcttacatggaattccactcatTGAGGAACTTGGTAGGAAGATGGGGTGGCAAGGAagatgaaagaagaagagattttctttgtttttcccttacacgtttttgcttatgaaagaccactaattccaaattaattaattcaatttattaatttagttatgacatcatatgtcataacttttgacttttccaacctctttccttttctcttttttttttctaatatttctttaatttaattctcgattccgaaattttcttttatccgattttatttgtgattaggtcgagtctcggggtcaattaaccaaattgccttcatcttgcaaataatccaatatttcttgacctaattatttttcttttcgtggttttcttttcgtgttcatgagggtcctaaggaAAATTTGAGTTTAAGGAGGTCACTCATGTGACTCTcgctttaacctcttatgttctgtttttcttatttgtagttaactaattaaacattactaattatttatgtttatggcttctcaagttgtcttaagtgtggccctaatcctattaattgtccggaccgacaccggtcaccggaacagtgaaatctaccaggctatgcaaacgggggtgttacaaaaatagtACCAAAATtattcaaattcaattttaataatagTAAAGTATTTCATACTTATTTGGCCATTTCAATTTAAATGGTCATaagttgataataataataataataattaatcttcaaaaagtgaaataaaaagaacattaaattattaatataaaaaataatatatactaatTATATCTAAGtgaaatctctatattttatttttataattatttatgtagACTATATTTTttgtttcttaaattttttaacaaggatttcataataaaaataataaaaaatataataatgtaataaaaatatttattaaagatatggaataatttaaggttaataaaattataagataattaattatgagatcataaattaatggtcaattttctttaaattaatggtCATCAAtgatcttttattattattattattattattattattattattattattattattatgaaggaTAAAAtatggtaaataatattttttcataaataaatttataaaaaataatataaataatttttaaatattacatttaattataaaaaattttaatttttaaaaatcaaatttaaaaaaaataatttaaatgataaattttaaggtagtattataaataataataattaaaagagaaataaaaaaattaaataaaaattagtatttataaaataatataaataatttttaaatattatatttaattacaaaatgtcttaatttttaaaaattaaatttaaaaataataatttaaatcataaatattaatttagtattataaataataatgataattaaaagagaaataaaaaattaaataataattaatataagagagaatatttataattaattataaaattaaaaattaatgattaattttttttaaactaatagtcattaataatttattattaatattattataatagagAGTAATATGtgtcaaataatatttttatataaataaattaataaaaaataatataaataattttcaaatataatatttagtcataaaaaattttaatttttaaaaattaaaatttaaaaaatataataatttaaaccataaatattaaaataatattataaatgataatgataattgaaaaaattaaataataattaatatttataaaataatatatataatttgtaaatattatatttaattataaaaaatcttaatttttaaagattaaattttaaaaaataattatagtaaGTTTTTTAATGAACTTTGAAAACTGCtctccctatatatatatatatatatatatatatatatatatatatatatatatatatatatatatatatatatatatatatagggagaGAGAGCTTTTAGTTTATCCAATCAAAATCATGCACGTGCACGAAGTATTCATCTCAACATCTtcgcttttttatttttaatttattcttattttttttcttcgatGCTGGTATAATCTCCCAATTTAATCCCAAAAAATCCAAAGCTCCCAAATCAGAAGCCCTAACGCCATTTTCCTTTCTTCTATTCTCTGCTGCGAAAAGAGCAAACCAGGGGCTGCTAGGGTTCAATAAATCTCTCGATCTCGATAATGGCCACAGCAGAGAAGAGAAAGCCTGTCTTCGTTAAGGTAGAAGAACTAAAGCCCGGCACCGCCGGCCACAATCTCACTGTCAAGGTCGTCAACTCCAAGGCCGTCCCTGTCCCTAAGCCCCGCCGCGCCCCCATGTCTCTCTCTCAGCGTCCTGTCCGCCCCGCCCGTATCGCTGAGTGCCTTGTTGGCGACGACACCGGCTCTATCGTCTTCACCGCCCGCAATGAACAAGGTATCGCTTCTGACTCTCACTTGTTCCTGAAATGAACTAGATTTTTTAGGTAGTTTTCTTTTCAATATATTGCTTCGTTCGTAAGGTGTCTTCATGATTGGGTATATTGTCTCTGATCTGTCTGCTTTGTGAGTTAAAGAACTGGGAACTTGAGCCTTCTGTTTCAAATTGGTCTAAAGCGTCATTAGTTAAGTTGTGATTAATTTGATTTAAGTTTATGAAGCCACTGTGGGTCTCTTTCTGTTTGCAAGATCAAAACTTCATTATGGCCTTATGGAATCATTCTTGTTTCACCTTATGTGGCAATTGAAGAGGGAGGCCTCTCACCTTCAGGCTATATGGGGGGtagagttgttttttttttttttttttttttaaaactaagAAATCATTTGCACTTTGGACGTAATAAATAATTTCTGCGTGATTATGAAACATTGATTCTcacatgaaaatattgatttcacaGTGTTGGGGGTAGAAGAAATGTTTTATTTTGTGCTGTTGAACAATGGTCTCAATTAATAAATTTGAAGCTGAAAAGTTGCTTCGGGTGCAGAGTAAAATAGTTGGGTCTTTTTTCATTCCCATAAGTGGAGCTTAAGTATGTGGTCTGATAGTTTCATTGATTGTAGTTAAAATATCCAAGAGCTTAAGGAACAGTTGGATCTTGTAATCCTAACACTCTATAATGCATAAGATTGGTATCACTCTGTTTTTGCATAGATCTAGCTATCTATTAGGTTTCTTGAGTAGTGAATTCTTCTAGTTCGCATGTCTCTGTCAATTATAAAGACCCTGGTGAAATGCTGTTTATATCATGTTGTAATACCATTTCAATACTCTGCAGTTGACCTTATGACGCCAGGCACGACTGTTATTCTGCGGAATGCAAAGATTGACATGTTCAAGGGTTCTATGAGGCTTGCAGTAGACAAGTGGGGACGCATTGAAGTTGCTGAACCTGCGAATTTTGTAGTTCAAGAAAATAACAATCTTTCTCTGGTTGAGTATGAACTAGTTACTGTTCAGGGATGATCAGCATCTTCAGGAAGTGAATATTTGGAATTTAGTGGAGTTATTTTGTTTGCTATTTATGAACTGTTTTGACTGAGATACAGCTTTTGAATGTGGTACAAAGTTTTGGTTAAGATGTAATTTTAATCTCTGTATGGGAATTGTTAATTGCAAAATTTAACTACCAGATTGTGAATTTGTATCTGAATATGGGTAGTTAACTCTGCTACTTCATTTGTCAAGCTGGGTAAATTTGACAATCAAATTATTGTGTAGATCTGTGCGAACCCTTTATAGTTTGCTTGATATGCACTTAGCCTTATTTGATTCAAATGTTATGCTTTCTCATAAGCATACTTAGGAAGTACACTAAGGAACTTATTTCTTAGGAAGAGTGATATAAATGTGTTTAGTGTACAAGTTAACTTCCTAAAAAGTAATTTGCTTTTAAATTGTAAAAGGCAATAAtgcttataatataattttaagtgTAACAAACTAAAGGACGGACTGATAAATTATATTACACTTAATTAGGAAATGCTACTTATCAAAGCACAAGAGAAGGAGAATGACTTACTTTACAGGAAGttgattaaataatataaatcaaataaaattcttttttttttttttttaagaagttcTTACTTCTTTATTCTATTTACCTCCACCCAAACAAATAAGGTGTTAACTCTGCTTATTCTCAATTGACGAAAATGATTGTTGCCCTTGAATGGATTGATTGTACTTGAGGTGTTGAACCAATTAGGCGTGCGGCaagatggatttttttttttcgtcTGGGCCATAAAATTCAAATCTTTGCAAGTGTTGAAATTTTAATCTAATTCTTTTAATTTCGGATTAATTGACTAGATTTTGaaagtttaattaaattttatcctaaattgtaattaaaatcaaGGGAAGGGTATTGTTGATGTGGTATCACAtgtgatattttttttattatagatATGTGAGTCTCACAAAATacatcataaataattaaaaaaaaaaaaattcacattcTCTCTTTccactctctttctctcttcccACTCTTTCCATAAACATGAAACTCTTGCCTCTCTTTATATATCTGTTTCTTGGTTAGTATAGTTTAGATAAAAAAACGAGATATTTCGTGTTTTTTCCATATGATCACTCATCACTCAATGATATTTATTAAGCATATGTTTCATTTAGACGCACTCTCTAAATCTTAAGTGAACTTAATAATCAGATAATTTTTTAATAGCAGAGCAGAGGAAAATTAAATTCTGGGTTCGCTTCATTATGCAAATATCCATAATTTCAATTCTTCAGGACGTGTGTCGAACAAAATCACAATAGGGTTCAAGGGATTGAAGATTGTATATATTGGACGGTGACTTGAATTTACTTCATTATTAAGAATTATGTTTTCTTAACCATGAGGAAAGACTTAACTTTgaagaaataataaaataatataaaaaggaAATGAAACTTGAACAACTGGTGCggtacactttttttttttttaaagtgacCGACTTTAAATGGAATCAAATTTTTGATGGGTAAACCAATTTGGTTAGAGAGCAACCCAATTTTGTGAGAGAGAAAAATTAGAGAGAATTTTTCTTTTAACATTTCACAAGATTTTTGGGATAATTGGGTTTGAGATTTGAGTGatttataagaaaaatatttagtgttttagaattattttttttataattaaatatttatttgtaAAGTAAATTTATGTTGAAtcactttaaattttgtgttttttaattatgaattattattttcttaacgGTATAAATTAAAGGTTGCTTAGATTACAATTTAGACAGTGGGCGCTTGTCTGGCTTTGCTTATCCATTAGAGGGTTCATTCATTCTTCCTGAAAAACTCAGGAAGTAGGTGAGGAAACTTTGCATATCTTGTTAAGTGGTTTAAGATGTGTCAAGTGGGACTCACATTTTAGAGTTAAaaaaaaatgccacatgtggcaTCACATTAACATGGACACActctcaattttaattttggataaaatttaattaaaattttaaaatctggtcaattaatttaaaattagaagAATTAGATTAAAATGTCAAAACTTAGAAATGTTTAAATTTTTGACATCATTAAGTTTTTACCTGACGAATCATTATTCCGATTTAAAAGAATATTCAAAATTTTAGAAGCCAAGTTTAAGCTACACAAGTAAAAGATTTTGTTAAGTAAATTATATTCTTCTTGGCTATTTTATTTTTTACTAGAATACTTATTAAACGcagattttaaaatttattattcttTTTTCATGGTTATGATAAACCTTCAATATGAAGCAAGGGACTATGCAGAACAAAACTCCACCGACGAAGTGATTCATCTTGTCCATTACCTTTTAATTTTCCTGAATAAAAGATGCACCATTAACGGGTGAACTATGGAAGATTATTCTTCAACTTTATTGAGTTATGAGGGGTAAATTCGTATTGATCATCTCCCATTCGAAACAGTTGAAAAGCTTGATATTGGCTCTTTATATTTTGGATCCCTTTTCCCTTGGAAAAAGAAAAATTGTAATGCTAGTCCTATTGAGAGGAAGCGTAATTCAGTTCACTTAGCTAAACTGTCTGAGATCTGCTCATGATTCTTGATAAAAAGTTAGGTTTGTCTCGATTCTTTTTTTTGAATGTGTTGAGTTCGAACTTTATTTTTAGACTTATTTAATAAATGAGTTGAACTCAAGCTTATCACTATTTGACTAGTTAAGACTTGCACGTTGGCTTGTTTATatattcatttttattaattattgtattttttaatgatataaatctattaattttgtttaagattattttataaaattaatatattaataaatattatttactattattaaaattattattaattaagttATACGAAATAtagttatttataatttaaaatcaattttatatgaaaatcattttttttatgaaagataaagataaaatgttagatattttttatataatttttcatatatatatatatatatatatatacacacacgcatactaaaattttttaatatatgttGCATTTTGTTGTACTTACtcatgatttattttttttaatgtacttttggaaaaattttcatgctaattaattagtaaatcttaaaaataaaaaaaaaatttctttcagAGCAAGCGAAATAATACAACAAAAGATTTAAAATAAAACTATGCAAACATTTGAAAAAACACTTTAATTATATACtagttatatatttaattaaacaaGATGCATTCTTATTTGTTAATTATATCTTTTATTTTGCTTGAATAGGATTTGAAATATCCATCTTATTTGGTATAATACTTCTTgcttctaaatttttttattattcataattttttaaaaatttaaattagttcTGATAATAAAAGAATCTAAAATTTTTAACTTTTTGCTGCTATagccaattctttaatttttggaaatttcatcttaattttaaatatttattatttttaataagtagtaaaaattgaaataaattaatggtAAAAAAAACGATATGTCAATGGAAGAGAGACCAATAGTCAAACAGCTGCTAGTGTCTCTCTTGCCTTGGCTGCGAGCTTTCTCAGCTTTTAGAGCTGCTCTTGGATTTTCTCTCGCCTTAGGTGTGATTGGTGTGTTTCTTGCATTAGATGTGAAGTGATCTTCTCACAtttgttgctttttttttttttttttgcttaacTTTTGTTGGTTCCTCTATATTTCATTATACCCCAAAACTGGGTATGTTAGAGATTGCCTAGAATATGTTTGATGACATGTTAATGTCAGAAAGGTTGTATTTTATTATAGATACTGATCCAAAAGAAGGTATGAAGCTAAAATTGCTAATCTGTTCCGTGGTTGACTTTGAGATTCTGGTGTCTTGTCAAAAGCCACCAAGGGAGTTATGAGTATAATTTGCTGGAATTGTCAAGGGCTTAGGCAACCCCTGATAATGAAAGCTCTTCGGGAGCTTGTTCATGTAAATAGGCCTGAGCTGGTTTTCTTGTCTGAAAACTAAGAAGAAACGTTCTTTTTTGGAGAGGTGGAGAAGCAAATTAagtttctaattttctttttatgTTGAACCTGAAGTTTTGTCAAGGGGATTGGCATTGTAGTGGAATGCTTGGTTACCTATTCAAATCTTACAAGCTTCGAAGAGATGGATTGATGTTCGATGAATCCTTCAACTCCCTAGCACGCCTCTTTTGTATATGGTGATCCGATAATGCAGAGGGCACATCTCTTTTGTTTAAAGATTGTGGAGTTTGGAATTACAGAATGGATTGCCTTCACTTATAATAAGGGATTTCAATATTTGTAGTTGTCAAGTCtctttcatttaaagtttatggAGTTTGGAATTACAGAATGGATTGCCTTCGCTTAGAATGGGGGATTTTAATATTTGTAGTTGTCAAGTGGACAAATGGGAAACTCGAAGAATTAACCAACAAATTGCAAGGGTATTCAATGCATTTTTATTTGACAAGGCTTTAAAGGAATTACCTTTTAAAGGACAACATTTCACTTGTCAAATAAACAATTTGGTCAAGCTCAAATCATGGAAAGATAAAGCAATTTTTAACCAAGAATAAAGGTGCCTATACAACCATAGCCAACTTATTCATGACAAGCTCTTGGCTTCTGACCATCGATCACTAATTCTCACTCTTCACTCGCAATTCAAGTCAGTTAAAAAATTCTCTGACTTACGTTGGTCATCTTTCCTTGAATGTGATGAGATACTTAAAGCCGCATGGACATCTTATCTAGCTAATTTCCCAGATAAATTGTCTAGCTGTAAGGAAGTGTTGACAATATGGAGTCATAGAATTTTTGGAAATTCTTGTATCAGAATACAAGAGCATTCGCATAAGCTTGATCAAATGTAATCTTCTCATTTGGTTACTCAAGACGAAATAGAGGAAGTCTCTCATCAGTTGAAAGAACAATGGAAACTAAAAG
It contains:
- the LOC110645885 gene encoding uncharacterized protein At4g28440 produces the protein MATAEKRKPVFVKVEELKPGTAGHNLTVKVVNSKAVPVPKPRRAPMSLSQRPVRPARIAECLVGDDTGSIVFTARNEQVDLMTPGTTVILRNAKIDMFKGSMRLAVDKWGRIEVAEPANFVVQENNNLSLVEYELVTVQG